Genomic segment of Xenopus laevis strain J_2021 chromosome 4S, Xenopus_laevis_v10.1, whole genome shotgun sequence:
TATAAAAGAAAAGTATAAGtaacaataataagaataaaataactaAGCCAATAAAGCCACTAGCTTTTTCTCCAGTATTTTCTTCTAATACTGGGGCTTCTTCGCTGGACTGAAGTGGGGCATGTGGAGCCTCCACAGAATCACCCATATCATCCATGGTGGTCTGTTTCTTCTCCGTGTCGGTTGAGCCGACTTCCTCTTGTGGAGACAACTCCTGAACAACAGACAGTTCTGGGGCTTCTTCACTAGAATGAAGTGTGTCCTCCTTAGGTGCAGTTGAGGTTTCAACATGTTGAGCCTTCTCAGTTGCACCTATATCAATATGGCAAATGGTGTCCTCTTTCTTCTCAATTTCCGTTGCGCCGACTTCCTCTTGTTGATTTACTGACGGTTCTGGGGCTCCCTCACTAGACTGAAGTGGGTCCTCCTTAATTATAGCTGAGGCTTCAACTTCCTTTTCAGTTTCACCTATGTCAGTATGACATATGGTGTCCTGTATTTTCTCGATGTCGGTTGAGCCGACATCTTGTGGTGAAAATGCCTCCACAAATTCTTCGCTGGCTGGTTCATCCTCCTTAAGTGTAGTTGTGGCTTCAACTACCTTCTCAGATTCACCTATGTCAGTATGACATATGGTGTCCTGTTTCTTCTCAATGTCGGTTGAGCCGACATCTTGTGGTGAAAATGCCTCCACGACTTCTTCACTGGCTGGTTCATCCACCTGAACTTCTGCAGCAGCTTCTTCagcattttctgctgttttttccatttttgtatCCAGTGACACAATATCATCACTGGGCATTTCTTCTTTTGTCTCAGATATTTTCTTTACAGATTGTATTACAGTTTTATCTTctgcaaaggaaataaaataaaatttaggaatgtatttttctatgtttGATTATGCCTGATTTGGTAATAATCCTTATGTCTATACAAAACCTTAATCTATCCATGTCCTTTACTACCTTTACAGATAAAATGCCCATAGCATTACCCATAGCATACCTTGCCAATCTCTAGCTGCATTCAGTCTTCTGACTAAGTCCTTTATTTCTGCTATGGCTTGCATTTCATCCTGTATATCTGTTATGAAGGGATGGTTTTGGAGCAGAAATTTAGCCGTTGGTCTGTCTTTGGGATCCTTGGTTAGACAGACctcaataaatgaattaaaagctTTAgacctggaaaaaaataaaagcgtGTTGATTTAGAGATAATATAAGATGCTCCTtataactttaagagcagaatgtcTGGTTTTCAAAGTGGAAATTAGGCTCTGCTagagcactctctgcactagggaAGAGAACCCTCCTGGACCCCCTCTGGTGCTAAAAAGGTGAATGGGGAAAGGCAGGGCGGAGCCTCCCCAGGGTGGCAATGGGGTCAGGATCACCCCTTCAGATTATGACTAAAGTCAAATGGGATGTGGTTATCTTACCATCTGTATGGTCGACTCAGATTTGGAGGATCTCCAAAAACAACTTGTTCTCCAACTGCTTCTCGTTGTAAATGGAGTAGTGCTAatgggaataaataaatacaagtcaAATTCCAGATGTTCCAAAtaagttttgaaaatatttactgCCTGCCCAGCAAACCTTACAATCTACAATCTCATGAATCATACACTAGTGATTTTTAACCTGGGTCCCTTTAGtcattgttaaaaaataattcccaGGGTTCCACTAAATGCTACAGAGCTAGCAAACtattatatctttatttcattattaatcaTGGTTGGTAATAGCACTaattcaggtccggactgagaatcaaaataggccctggcatttcaggtacacagaggcccactcagcgcCTAaaaaacagccccccaccagcccactaaatattgactttctatggcaccttatagcagtccctctggcatttgccggaacccacagattgccagtccgggcctgcactaaTTTGTTCCTAAACTTCATGTTACATTCTTACTTCGTCAGAGTTGGGGAGAGCTGGGCTTATGTGCAACATTACTTCTTTCATTCAACACATTACAAATACAACTAATATCTATATGTGTTTGGTGAAAGCCCCAAACAAGtctaaaacaatacaaaaaatacttggaaatacTCACGACATCTTGCTTGGGCCATCTCAATGGCAGTAATTCCCAAAGCCCATATGTCGcactgaaaatgaaaagaaag
This window contains:
- the LOC108706213 gene encoding serine/threonine-protein kinase 25-like; the protein is MREYVIEMEFCGGGTLSQLIDNPYSQGLPESCIAYVCREVLKGLSHLNKKHIMHRDIKPLNIALTEDAGIRLIDFGLARKVKRFRACKELQGTPHYIAPEVWTCSSHNFKCDIWALGITAIEMAQARCPLLHLQREAVGEQVVFGDPPNLSRPYRWSKAFNSFIEVCLTKDPKDRPTAKFLLQNHPFITDIQDEMQAIAEIKDLVRRLNAARDWQEDKTVIQSVKKISETKEEMPSDDIVSLDTKMEKTAENAEEAAAEVQVDEPASEEVVEAFSPQDVGSTDIEKKQDTICHTDIGESEKVVEATTTLKEDEPASEEFVEAFSPQDVGSTDIEKIQDTICHTDIGETEKEVEASAIIKEDPLQSSEGAPEPSVNQQEEVGATEIEKKEDTICHIDIGATEKAQHVETSTAPKEDTLHSSEEAPELSVVQELSPQEEVGSTDTEKKQTTMDDMGDSVEAPHAPLQSSEEAPVLEENTGEKASGFIGLVILFLLLLLILFFYTRR